In Phycisphaerae bacterium, one genomic interval encodes:
- a CDS encoding class II aldolase/adducin family protein produces the protein MEELARQMCAIGRRAYERELVDGTGGNFSCRLDGERVLCTPTLFCKGLLTPADLCIVGLDGHQLGGTRKASSEIRMHLEIYAADPATRAVIHCHPPFATTFAVLGETIPLGILPEGDVFLGSVPLIPYQTPGTTEMGTALRQFVRDGSAAILQNHGTVTWGRDLETAYDLTETLEAVCRVLHQARQIGEPKLISQERRRELAGLRARLRSGG, from the coding sequence CGAACTCGTCGATGGCACGGGCGGCAATTTCTCGTGTCGGCTGGACGGCGAGCGGGTGCTTTGCACCCCCACGCTCTTCTGCAAGGGGCTTCTGACGCCGGCGGACCTGTGCATTGTCGGCCTGGACGGGCACCAGCTCGGTGGCACTCGGAAGGCCAGCAGCGAAATCCGCATGCACTTGGAGATCTATGCCGCCGATCCAGCGACGCGGGCCGTCATCCACTGCCATCCGCCGTTCGCGACGACATTCGCCGTGCTGGGGGAGACGATCCCGCTAGGTATCTTGCCCGAGGGAGACGTGTTCCTGGGGTCGGTGCCACTGATCCCGTACCAGACGCCGGGGACGACGGAAATGGGGACGGCCCTACGGCAATTCGTGCGGGATGGCTCTGCGGCGATCCTCCAGAACCACGGGACGGTGACGTGGGGGCGCGATCTCGAAACCGCTTACGATCTCACAGAAACGTTGGAGGCGGTTTGCCGGGTACTCCACCAAGCCAGACAGATCGGTGAGCCAAAGCTGATTTCGCAGGAGCGGCGTCGAGAACTAGCGGGTCTTCGTGCGCGGTTGCGATCCGGTGGGTGA
- a CDS encoding aminoacyl-tRNA deacylase: MSDTNAIKWLHAQGVTLNVLEYEFTEIGADHAAEAVGRPAEMVCKTLVVRTAANAFWLAIVPGDQRFDTRRMAAAVGAPRADLAEAAEAEKLTGYKVGGISPFAQRRRLPVVIEESLLALDTIIVNGGRRGVLVELKTEDVVRLLDARPADLCT, encoded by the coding sequence ATGTCCGATACGAACGCGATCAAGTGGTTACATGCCCAGGGCGTGACGCTCAACGTGCTCGAGTACGAGTTCACCGAGATCGGTGCCGACCACGCCGCCGAAGCCGTGGGCCGGCCCGCAGAGATGGTCTGTAAGACGCTCGTCGTCCGCACGGCGGCCAACGCGTTCTGGCTGGCGATCGTGCCCGGCGACCAACGTTTTGACACCCGCCGCATGGCCGCCGCGGTGGGCGCCCCGCGCGCGGACCTCGCCGAGGCGGCGGAGGCGGAAAAGCTCACCGGCTACAAGGTCGGCGGCATCTCACCGTTCGCGCAGCGCCGCCGGCTGCCAGTGGTGATCGAGGAATCCCTCCTCGCCTTGGATACGATCATCGTGAACGGCGGTCGCCGCGGCGTGCTGGTCGAACTCAAGACTGAGGATGTCGTGCGCCTGCTGGACGCCCGTCCGGCGGACCTGTGCACCTGA